From a single Halovulum dunhuangense genomic region:
- a CDS encoding ABC transporter substrate-binding protein — protein MSLLHVTRRGLMAAGTALALSWGAAGGAQAQTPPGVLIVGQIAEPKALDPAAVTAVNDFRILMNVYDGLVRYKDGTLEVEPALATAWEISEDGTEYTFTLREGVKFHDGSDFNAEAVKFNFERMLNEDHPYHDTGPFPLAFFFSAVQSVEAVDDLTVKFTLDAPYAPFLSNLAYPTGLIVSPAAVAEHGADFGRNPSGTGAFTFAEWRSNEAVVIEANPDYWDGAPELQAVVFRPITDANTRTAEMLAGGIDLMVEVPPVALSEFRGDAYTVHEQAGPHVWFLILNTKEGPFADKRVRQAANYAVNKEALVNEVLEGTAEVAAGPTPPAFAWAYNPDLEPYPHNPEKARELIAEAGAEGAELTFYVTEGGSGMLDPVAMGTAIQADLEAVGFDVTIETYEWNTFLGEVNPGLEGKADMAEMAWMTNDPDTLPFLALRTAAWPDQGGFNSGYYSNPRVDELLEAARVATDQDERARLYREMQAIVQEDAPWVFVANWKQNAVTSDRVENFSLQPSFFLLLDEVVKN, from the coding sequence ATGTCGCTTCTTCACGTCACCCGCCGGGGCCTGATGGCCGCCGGCACGGCGCTTGCCCTGAGCTGGGGCGCGGCTGGCGGCGCCCAGGCCCAGACCCCGCCCGGCGTCCTGATCGTGGGCCAGATCGCAGAGCCCAAGGCGCTCGATCCCGCCGCCGTCACCGCGGTCAACGACTTCCGCATCCTGATGAACGTCTATGACGGCCTGGTGCGCTACAAGGACGGCACGCTGGAGGTGGAGCCAGCCCTCGCGACCGCCTGGGAGATCAGCGAGGACGGCACCGAATACACCTTCACGCTGCGCGAGGGCGTGAAGTTCCATGACGGGTCGGACTTCAACGCCGAAGCGGTGAAGTTCAACTTCGAGCGGATGCTGAACGAGGATCACCCCTACCACGACACCGGCCCGTTCCCGCTGGCCTTCTTCTTCTCGGCCGTGCAGTCGGTCGAGGCGGTGGATGACCTGACGGTGAAGTTCACGCTGGACGCGCCCTATGCGCCGTTCCTGTCGAACCTCGCCTATCCCACGGGGCTGATCGTCTCTCCGGCCGCGGTGGCGGAGCATGGCGCGGATTTCGGTCGCAATCCTTCGGGCACGGGGGCCTTTACCTTTGCCGAATGGCGCTCGAACGAGGCCGTGGTGATCGAGGCCAATCCCGATTACTGGGACGGCGCACCCGAACTTCAGGCGGTCGTGTTCCGCCCGATCACCGATGCCAACACCCGCACCGCCGAGATGCTGGCGGGCGGCATCGACCTGATGGTCGAGGTGCCGCCGGTGGCGCTGTCGGAATTCCGGGGCGACGCCTATACGGTGCACGAACAGGCCGGCCCGCATGTCTGGTTCCTGATCCTGAACACCAAGGAAGGCCCCTTCGCCGACAAGCGGGTGCGGCAGGCGGCCAACTACGCCGTCAACAAGGAGGCGCTGGTCAACGAGGTGCTGGAGGGCACCGCCGAGGTGGCCGCCGGTCCGACCCCGCCCGCCTTTGCCTGGGCCTACAATCCCGACCTGGAGCCTTATCCCCATAATCCGGAAAAGGCGCGCGAACTGATCGCCGAGGCCGGGGCCGAGGGGGCCGAACTGACCTTCTACGTCACCGAGGGCGGCTCGGGGATGCTCGATCCGGTCGCGATGGGCACCGCGATCCAGGCCGACCTGGAGGCGGTGGGCTTCGACGTGACCATCGAGACCTATGAGTGGAACACCTTCCTTGGCGAGGTGAACCCGGGTCTTGAGGGCAAGGCCGACATGGCCGAGATGGCCTGGATGACGAACGACCCCGACACCCTGCCCTTCCTTGCGCTGCGCACGGCGGCATGGCCGGACCAGGGCGGCTTCAACTCGGGCTATTATTCGAACCCGCGGGTGGACGAGCTGCTGGAGGCGGCCCGCGTCGCCACCGACCAGGACGAGCGCGCGCGGCTCTACCGCGAGATGCAGGCGATCGTGCAGGAAGACGCGCCCTGGGTCTTCGTCGCCAACTGGAAGCAGAACGCGGTGACGAGCGACCGGGTCGAGAACTTCTCGCTTCAGCCGTCCTTCTTCCTGCTGCTCGACGAGGTGGTGAAGAACTGA
- a CDS encoding DUF1028 domain-containing protein produces MTISILAFDEKTGTYGAAATTGSLCVGGWVLRGDPESGLSASQGSLPSTMWGNDVLALIRGGEPADSAVRRIVEADAGRDERQLSALDPSGGTGAFTGANSIATAGARFAPHVVVTGNLLASERVLDACLEGFMAADGTLDERLLRALDAAASAGGDARGLLSAALLVIGRDRPPLTLRIDWSETPLAALKALHRRATTGDYARWAAHVPTLRDPHRAAPFQT; encoded by the coding sequence ATGACGATTTCGATACTGGCTTTTGACGAAAAAACCGGCACTTACGGCGCGGCTGCAACCACCGGAAGCCTGTGTGTCGGGGGCTGGGTCCTGCGGGGCGACCCCGAATCGGGGCTGTCCGCCTCGCAGGGGTCTCTGCCCAGCACGATGTGGGGCAACGATGTCCTGGCCCTGATACGCGGCGGCGAACCCGCCGACAGCGCCGTCCGGCGCATCGTCGAGGCGGATGCCGGGCGGGACGAACGGCAACTCTCCGCGCTGGATCCAAGCGGCGGGACCGGCGCCTTTACCGGGGCGAACAGCATCGCCACGGCCGGCGCCCGTTTCGCGCCCCATGTCGTGGTGACGGGCAACCTGCTTGCATCCGAACGCGTGCTGGACGCGTGCCTCGAGGGGTTCATGGCCGCCGACGGCACGCTGGACGAGCGTCTGCTGCGGGCGCTCGACGCCGCGGCCTCCGCCGGCGGCGATGCGCGGGGGCTGCTGTCGGCGGCACTGCTTGTCATCGGCCGGGACCGGCCGCCGCTGACCCTCAGGATCGACTGGTCCGAAACGCCGCTCGCGGCGCTGAAGGCGCTTCACCGGCGCGCCACGACCGGGGATTACGCGCGCTGGGCCGCGCATGTTCCGACCTTGCGGGATCCGCATCGCGCGGCCCCCTTCCAGACGTGA
- a CDS encoding oligopeptide/dipeptide ABC transporter ATP-binding protein has product MTAFLRLLARNRLALAGGVVLSVVVLLALLTPILPLAEPDVTNTSNRFRPPFSEGALLGTDHLGRDLLSRLMWGTRLSLAVGFAAAIIAATIGAAIGIVAGYYGGRTDNIIMRGVDMLMAFPYILLALAIVAALGPGLFNALIAVAAVNVPFFARNIRGITVSIANKEFVDAARLAGLSNRQIILSEILPNVIPVIVIAMSTTIGWMILETAGLSFLGLGSQPPQADLGSMLGEARSALITNPHTSIVPGLMILLIVMSINLLGDGVRDALDPRLKSGALSRPMAATRVDRRATPPAPTGKGLLEVGGLETQFHVKNRVYRAVGGVDLHVEKGECLGIIGESGSGKSVTALSIMGLVASPPGVITGGAAHYDGEDLIGAPYRRLRDMRGRNVAYIFQDPLATLHPLYRVGDQLIEAIRAHRPIGRDEGRAKAIDLLKAVRIPNAEKRITDYPHEMSGGMRQRVGIAMALANDPDIIIADEPTTALDVTVQAQVLTILDDLRRSRGLAIVFITHDFGVVAQLCDRVAVMYAGRIVEEGVTGDILRAPRHPYTARLMACVPELGAGKRRLEAIPGLPPAVDRLPAGCAFADRCDRAREECRKGDIPLARDGTHAVRCLYPVDTREAAE; this is encoded by the coding sequence GTGACCGCCTTCCTGAGGCTTCTCGCCCGCAACCGGCTGGCGCTGGCCGGCGGCGTCGTCCTGTCGGTCGTCGTCCTGCTGGCCCTGCTGACACCGATCCTGCCGCTGGCGGAGCCCGACGTCACCAACACGTCGAACCGCTTCCGCCCCCCCTTCAGCGAGGGGGCGCTTCTGGGAACGGATCATCTGGGACGCGACCTGCTGTCCCGGCTGATGTGGGGGACGCGGCTGTCGCTGGCCGTCGGCTTCGCGGCCGCGATCATCGCCGCCACCATCGGCGCGGCCATCGGGATCGTCGCGGGCTATTACGGCGGGCGCACCGACAACATCATCATGCGCGGCGTCGACATGCTTATGGCGTTTCCCTACATCCTGCTGGCGCTTGCGATCGTGGCAGCCCTGGGCCCCGGCCTGTTCAACGCGCTGATCGCGGTGGCGGCGGTCAACGTGCCGTTCTTCGCCCGCAACATCCGCGGCATCACCGTCAGCATCGCAAACAAGGAATTCGTCGATGCCGCGCGCCTTGCGGGCCTGTCGAACCGCCAGATCATCCTGTCCGAGATCCTGCCCAACGTGATCCCGGTGATCGTGATCGCCATGTCGACCACGATCGGCTGGATGATCCTCGAGACGGCGGGCCTGTCCTTCCTCGGCCTCGGCTCGCAACCGCCGCAGGCGGACCTGGGCTCGATGCTGGGCGAGGCGCGTTCGGCGCTGATCACGAACCCGCACACCTCCATCGTGCCCGGGCTGATGATCCTGCTGATCGTCATGTCGATCAACCTGCTGGGCGACGGGGTGCGCGACGCGCTCGACCCGCGGCTGAAATCCGGCGCGCTGTCGCGCCCCATGGCCGCGACCCGGGTGGATCGCCGGGCGACGCCGCCCGCCCCCACCGGCAAGGGCCTGCTGGAGGTCGGCGGCCTCGAGACCCAGTTCCACGTCAAGAACCGCGTCTATCGCGCGGTGGGCGGCGTCGATCTGCATGTCGAGAAGGGCGAGTGCCTTGGCATCATCGGCGAAAGCGGCTCGGGCAAGTCGGTCACGGCGCTGTCGATCATGGGGCTGGTCGCCTCTCCGCCGGGGGTCATCACCGGGGGTGCGGCGCATTACGATGGCGAGGACCTGATCGGCGCGCCCTATCGCCGGCTGCGCGACATGCGCGGGCGCAATGTCGCCTATATCTTCCAGGATCCGCTGGCCACGCTGCACCCGCTCTACCGCGTGGGCGACCAGCTGATCGAGGCGATCCGCGCGCATCGCCCGATCGGCCGGGACGAGGGGCGGGCGAAGGCGATCGACCTGCTGAAGGCGGTGCGGATCCCGAACGCGGAAAAGCGCATCACCGACTACCCGCACGAGATGTCGGGCGGGATGCGGCAGCGGGTGGGCATCGCCATGGCGCTTGCGAACGACCCCGACATCATCATCGCCGACGAACCGACCACGGCGCTTGATGTGACCGTGCAGGCGCAGGTGCTGACGATCCTCGACGATCTGCGCCGTTCGCGGGGTCTTGCCATCGTCTTCATCACCCATGACTTCGGCGTGGTGGCGCAGCTTTGCGACCGGGTGGCGGTGATGTATGCGGGCCGCATCGTGGAAGAGGGCGTCACCGGCGACATTCTCCGGGCGCCCCGGCATCCCTATACCGCCCGCCTGATGGCCTGTGTGCCGGAACTGGGCGCCGGCAAGCGCCGGCTCGAGGCCATTCCCGGCCTTCCGCCGGCGGTCGACAGGCTGCCCGCGGGCTGCGCCTTTGCGGATCGCTGCGACAGGGCCAGGGAAGAATGCCGCAAGGGCGACATCCCCCTTGCCCGCGACGGCACCCACGCGGTCCGCTGCCTGTATCCCGTGGACACGAGGGAGGCCGCGGAATGA
- a CDS encoding ABC transporter ATP-binding protein, with the protein MTDALKLTDLSKTFPVGRSLLGYPTGSVRAVHPLTLSVRQGETLGIVGESGCGKSTLARMLVGLLEPTTGTIEIEGAALDNADPAAFGKRIQYVFQDPISSLNPRKTIRQILEAPLRRLHRMPADKRRGRILEILDSVNLREEFLDRYPHEFSGGQAQRIGIARALAAQARILILDEPVSALDVSVQAQVLNLLADLRAKFDLTYLFISHDLAVVEAVSDRIAVLYFGAVVEIGPAEEIFAAPRHPYTKLLADSAPVVGRALTPPEAEGTELPDPLNPPPGCAFAARCPRATDLCRSTRPTLSPITERTEAACFHPLPG; encoded by the coding sequence ATGACCGACGCCCTGAAACTGACCGATCTGTCCAAGACCTTTCCGGTGGGGCGCTCGCTTCTCGGCTACCCAACCGGCTCGGTCCGCGCCGTGCACCCGCTGACGCTGAGTGTCCGGCAGGGCGAGACCCTGGGCATCGTGGGCGAGTCGGGCTGCGGGAAATCCACCCTCGCCCGGATGCTGGTGGGGCTTCTCGAGCCCACCACCGGCACCATAGAGATCGAGGGCGCGGCCCTCGACAACGCCGACCCCGCGGCCTTCGGCAAGCGCATCCAGTACGTCTTCCAGGACCCGATCTCCTCGCTCAATCCGCGCAAGACCATCCGGCAGATCCTGGAGGCGCCGCTCAGGCGGCTGCACCGCATGCCCGCCGACAAGCGGCGCGGGCGCATCCTGGAAATCCTCGACAGCGTGAACCTGCGCGAGGAGTTCCTCGACCGCTATCCGCACGAGTTCTCAGGCGGGCAGGCGCAGCGCATCGGCATCGCCCGCGCGCTGGCCGCCCAGGCCCGCATCCTGATCCTGGACGAGCCGGTCTCGGCGCTGGACGTTTCGGTCCAGGCGCAGGTGCTGAACCTGCTGGCCGACCTGCGCGCGAAGTTCGACCTGACCTACCTGTTCATCAGCCACGATCTTGCGGTGGTGGAGGCGGTCAGCGACAGGATCGCGGTGCTCTATTTCGGCGCGGTCGTCGAGATCGGCCCGGCCGAGGAAATATTTGCGGCACCCCGCCATCCCTACACGAAGCTGCTTGCCGACAGCGCCCCCGTGGTCGGCCGCGCGCTGACGCCCCCCGAGGCCGAGGGCACCGAACTGCCCGACCCGCTGAACCCGCCGCCGGGCTGCGCCTTTGCCGCCCGTTGCCCGCGCGCGACCGACCTGTGCCGATCGACCCGCCCGACCCTGTCGCCCATCACCGAACGCACCGAGGCAGCCTGCTTCCACCCGCTTCCGGGGTGA
- a CDS encoding ABC transporter permease, whose translation MTGYILKRLLSAIPVLVGITVIVFLIMALIPGDPATAILGSYATPENVEKLNRDLGLDKSLVQQYFIWLGNMLQGDFGTSFALNRPVLDEVLERFNATLVLAGTAFVICAILGVMAGVVSAANQYGLADKAITFAVLLGISIPSFFLGMMMILFFAVNLRLFPVSGMWPIYGERTLGVLLSHLAMPAIALAVVATGVIARLSRSAMLEVLRQDFIRTARAKGVHERGVIWRHALKAAMVSIIPVLGIQAGFVLSGAVYIEIVFQWPGVGRMLVDAILKRDILLVQGGVVLVAACYVLFNIAVDVAQSLLDPRIKT comes from the coding sequence ATGACCGGCTACATCCTGAAACGACTTCTCTCGGCGATCCCGGTCCTGGTCGGGATCACCGTCATCGTGTTCCTGATCATGGCGCTGATCCCGGGCGACCCGGCGACCGCGATCCTGGGAAGCTATGCCACGCCCGAGAATGTCGAGAAGCTGAACCGTGACCTGGGCCTCGACAAGTCCCTGGTGCAGCAGTACTTCATCTGGCTAGGCAACATGCTTCAGGGCGATTTCGGCACCTCCTTCGCGCTGAACCGCCCCGTTCTGGACGAGGTTCTGGAACGCTTCAACGCCACCCTGGTGCTGGCCGGCACCGCCTTCGTGATCTGCGCGATCCTCGGCGTGATGGCGGGCGTCGTGTCGGCCGCCAACCAGTACGGCTTGGCCGACAAGGCGATCACCTTCGCCGTGCTTCTGGGCATCTCGATCCCGTCCTTCTTCCTGGGCATGATGATGATCCTGTTCTTCGCGGTGAACCTGCGGCTCTTTCCCGTCTCGGGGATGTGGCCGATCTACGGCGAGCGCACCCTTGGCGTGCTGCTGAGCCATCTTGCCATGCCCGCCATCGCGCTGGCCGTCGTCGCCACCGGCGTGATCGCGCGGCTCTCGCGCTCGGCGATGCTCGAGGTGCTGCGGCAGGACTTCATCCGCACCGCCCGCGCCAAGGGCGTGCACGAGCGCGGCGTGATATGGCGGCACGCGCTCAAGGCGGCGATGGTCTCGATCATCCCGGTGCTGGGCATCCAGGCGGGCTTCGTGCTGTCCGGCGCCGTCTATATCGAGATCGTGTTCCAGTGGCCCGGCGTGGGCCGGATGCTGGTCGATGCGATCCTGAAGCGCGACATCCTTCTGGTGCAGGGCGGCGTCGTGCTGGTCGCGGCCTGCTATGTCCTTTTCAACATCGCGGTCGATGTCGCCCAGAGCCTGCTCGATCCGAGGATCAAGACGTGA
- a CDS encoding helix-turn-helix transcriptional regulator has protein sequence MKDEIHLRTLASRADLKRLGINVSNTTLLRWEARGRFPRRIRMAGTSVAWFLSKIEEWLSERAAERARTHYADAG, from the coding sequence ATGAAGGACGAAATACACCTGCGAACCCTCGCTTCCCGCGCTGACCTCAAGCGCCTTGGTATCAACGTGAGCAACACGACCCTGCTACGCTGGGAGGCCCGTGGGCGCTTCCCTCGGCGTATCAGGATGGCCGGGACAAGCGTTGCGTGGTTCCTGTCCAAAATCGAGGAGTGGCTCTCTGAACGCGCCGCCGAGCGCGCCCGCACACATTATGCAGACGCGGGGTGA
- a CDS encoding tyrosine-type recombinase/integrase, whose translation MKRKLTTKFIEGQRPDPLKRLDFRDELMPGLVLRICTSGTKTFCLHKRINGKMRRLTIGRFPVVLLADARERVRQVLYQIETGRFEDRTGVEVEAKPTLGDVIPDYIDKHAKVHNRDWKNKARLIAKFTTLHGKRVDEIKRADVVKACDVIYKSAPVSANRALAHLKHVMNWCVERGIIDASPIAGMKPLTKERSRERVLTDDELGALWTACDAEGYPFGDCMKLLILSGQRRAEVAELRWSELDLDRRLWVLPSQRAKNGRQHTVPITDAMLDVLRRVPRFLGSDYVFTTTGKSPISGFGRLKDRLDKALPEGTEPWIIHDLRRTMSTNMAMLGVPQPVTEALLNHKTGVVSGVAAIYNVYSYADEKREALALWNRHVEKVTRSAVLSEIPRLGLVRSTTTTSA comes from the coding sequence ATGAAACGCAAGCTCACCACCAAGTTCATCGAAGGCCAGAGGCCCGACCCATTGAAGCGCCTCGATTTCCGTGACGAGTTGATGCCAGGTCTCGTTCTGCGCATCTGCACGTCCGGCACCAAAACGTTCTGCCTGCACAAGCGTATCAACGGGAAGATGCGGCGACTGACCATTGGACGGTTCCCCGTCGTGTTGCTGGCCGATGCGCGTGAACGAGTGCGGCAGGTGCTCTACCAGATCGAGACGGGACGGTTCGAGGACCGCACGGGCGTCGAGGTCGAGGCTAAACCGACGCTCGGTGACGTGATCCCCGACTACATCGACAAACACGCCAAGGTTCACAACCGCGACTGGAAGAACAAGGCACGGCTGATTGCTAAGTTCACCACGCTGCACGGCAAGCGGGTCGACGAGATCAAGCGCGCCGATGTCGTGAAAGCCTGCGACGTGATCTACAAATCCGCGCCCGTCAGCGCGAACCGCGCGCTGGCTCACCTGAAGCATGTCATGAACTGGTGCGTCGAGCGTGGGATCATCGACGCGTCCCCTATCGCAGGGATGAAGCCCCTCACCAAGGAGCGGTCGCGCGAACGCGTGCTGACCGACGACGAGCTGGGCGCGCTGTGGACGGCTTGCGATGCCGAAGGCTATCCTTTCGGGGATTGCATGAAGCTGCTGATCCTCAGCGGCCAGAGACGTGCCGAGGTCGCCGAGTTGCGGTGGTCCGAACTCGACCTCGATAGGCGCTTGTGGGTCCTCCCTTCGCAGCGTGCCAAGAACGGCAGGCAGCACACCGTCCCGATCACGGACGCGATGCTGGACGTCCTGCGCAGGGTGCCGAGGTTCCTCGGGTCGGACTACGTGTTCACGACCACCGGCAAATCGCCCATCTCGGGGTTCGGTCGCCTGAAAGACCGGCTCGACAAGGCACTACCCGAAGGGACGGAACCGTGGATCATTCACGACCTGCGCCGCACGATGTCCACCAACATGGCGATGCTGGGCGTCCCGCAGCCCGTGACAGAGGCGCTGTTGAACCACAAGACGGGTGTGGTCTCGGGCGTGGCCGCTATCTACAATGTCTATTCATACGCGGACGAGAAGCGCGAGGCGCTTGCGCTTTGGAATAGGCATGTCGAAAAAGTCACCAGATCAGCCGTACTATCTGAAATACCGCGACTTGGGTTGGTTAGATCGACCACTACCACAAGCGCCTGA